Proteins encoded within one genomic window of Pseudodesulfovibrio senegalensis:
- a CDS encoding DUF1007 family protein, whose product MRIDTPSMARIISRMATLMIVLLPVALLLHAAPAPAHPHVFVDATPTLVIGKDGLSGIRHHWLFDDMFTAALLSDLGLTPADLKTPKGQEAIRDGGFANLKNVGYFTIVQVDGQRLKPGQTSDFHASVSDDNRLIYDFFLALDIPVQHPATIRITICDREYYADMLLLKDQLGIDVGGPFSVSHSIAPAPDLAYWGGFVIPQAITLRLEPAGSTMPAPASRATRQADISEPQPGSATPSLLQRLMGQVVALQKAIKKKLTALATDIRTNPLGKGFWMFLLLSFLYGGVHAIGPGHGKTVVCSYFLARPGSLWLGAVMGHAITFVHVASATIVVMGAYWLLGSGMGGFQSADKIIQPASYALLTLVGLGLCVAIIRDLRKGGLLRGAACPVDAGEVARSEHMGSVLLVSFVTGVVPCPGAAVILAFAVGLNIVGAGIAAMLAMALGMGLTTTLFAWAAVSARGLTLRISGKNRTLFNRVYAFLSICGALAIALFGVAMFLGSI is encoded by the coding sequence ATGCGGATAGATACTCCCTCCATGGCGCGCATCATCTCCCGCATGGCAACCCTCATGATCGTGTTGCTGCCGGTCGCCCTGCTGCTCCACGCGGCTCCGGCCCCGGCTCATCCGCACGTATTCGTGGACGCCACCCCCACACTGGTCATCGGCAAGGACGGTTTGTCCGGAATTCGCCACCACTGGCTCTTCGACGACATGTTCACCGCGGCCCTGCTGTCCGATCTGGGCCTGACCCCGGCGGACCTGAAGACCCCGAAAGGACAGGAAGCCATTCGTGACGGCGGTTTTGCCAACCTGAAAAACGTGGGGTATTTCACCATCGTGCAGGTGGACGGCCAGCGCCTGAAGCCCGGACAGACCAGCGACTTTCACGCCTCGGTCTCCGACGACAACCGCCTGATCTACGATTTTTTCCTTGCGCTGGACATCCCTGTGCAGCACCCCGCGACAATCCGCATCACCATCTGTGACCGGGAATATTACGCGGACATGCTGCTGCTCAAGGACCAACTGGGCATTGACGTGGGCGGACCGTTCAGCGTCAGCCACTCCATTGCCCCGGCTCCGGACCTGGCCTACTGGGGCGGGTTCGTCATTCCGCAGGCCATCACCCTCCGGCTCGAACCCGCAGGATCAACCATGCCCGCCCCCGCCTCCAGAGCAACACGGCAGGCAGACATATCCGAACCGCAGCCCGGATCCGCCACGCCCTCCCTTCTGCAGCGGCTCATGGGTCAGGTTGTGGCCCTGCAAAAAGCCATCAAGAAAAAACTCACGGCGTTGGCCACCGACATTCGAACAAACCCGCTGGGCAAGGGTTTCTGGATGTTCCTGCTGCTCTCCTTTCTTTACGGCGGCGTGCACGCCATCGGCCCGGGGCACGGCAAGACCGTGGTCTGTTCCTATTTTCTGGCCCGGCCCGGTTCCCTGTGGCTCGGAGCCGTCATGGGCCACGCCATCACCTTCGTGCATGTCGCCTCGGCCACCATCGTTGTCATGGGGGCCTACTGGCTGCTCGGTTCGGGCATGGGCGGCTTCCAGAGCGCGGACAAGATCATACAGCCCGCCAGCTATGCCTTGCTCACGCTCGTGGGCCTCGGCCTGTGCGTGGCCATTATCCGGGACCTCAGAAAAGGCGGGCTGCTGCGCGGCGCTGCCTGTCCGGTGGATGCGGGCGAGGTCGCCCGTTCCGAACACATGGGCAGCGTGTTGCTGGTCTCCTTTGTCACCGGCGTGGTGCCCTGTCCGGGCGCTGCCGTGATACTGGCCTTTGCCGTGGGCCTGAACATCGTGGGAGCGGGCATTGCCGCCATGCTGGCCATGGCGCTGGGCATGGGTCTGACCACCACACTGTTCGCATGGGCCGCCGTGAGCGCGCGCGGCCTGACCCTCAGGATTTCGGGCAAGAACCGCACCCTGTTCAATCGCGTCTACGCCTTCCTTTCCATCTGCGGGGCGTTGGCCATCGCCCTTTTCGGCGTGGCCATGTTCCTGGGAAGTATATGA
- a CDS encoding lytic transglycosylase domain-containing protein, translating into MLRLPRLLSALVIFLLLTVPALGQQSVAVNDSRLAQALVAAEFPSVESVARIQGPLTFCGEPVPLQLPDVRERIEKEILLMHWDRAQTLLWIKRTGRYFPHIESLLRANRMPDDLKYLPVIESALRLSVGSNRGARGIWQFIRSTGRKYGLEVDGYVDERRNFYSATKAAIRYLSDLHDQFKSWPLAAAAYNMGENGLEKAIKKQEIRDYYQLHLPTETERYVIRAIAAKMLLSNPDRYGFRLVPQDFYRPIRFDRIRLRCRGYTPLMLVAKAANTTYKNIRDLNPQFIRDRLPHGTHMLFIPEGAAKGFAERYKPLIEQYRAAHKGKVHKVRRGDTLLRIAQRYHMSLTKLLRLNNLTRKSTIHPGQTLIIRR; encoded by the coding sequence ATGCTCAGGTTGCCGCGTCTGCTCTCGGCCCTTGTGATTTTTCTGTTGCTGACCGTACCCGCCCTCGGCCAGCAGTCCGTTGCCGTGAACGACTCCCGTCTGGCGCAAGCCCTTGTTGCCGCGGAGTTTCCGTCCGTGGAATCCGTGGCGCGCATACAGGGGCCGCTGACATTTTGCGGCGAACCCGTGCCCCTGCAACTGCCCGACGTGCGCGAACGCATTGAAAAGGAAATCCTGCTCATGCACTGGGACCGGGCGCAAACCCTGCTCTGGATCAAGCGCACGGGCCGCTATTTCCCGCACATCGAAAGCCTGCTGCGCGCCAACCGCATGCCCGACGACCTCAAGTACCTGCCGGTCATCGAGAGCGCGTTGCGGCTCAGCGTGGGCTCCAACCGTGGGGCGCGCGGCATCTGGCAGTTCATCCGCTCCACGGGCCGCAAGTACGGACTGGAGGTGGACGGCTACGTTGACGAGCGCCGCAATTTCTATTCGGCCACCAAGGCCGCCATCCGCTATCTTTCGGACCTGCACGACCAGTTCAAGTCGTGGCCGCTGGCGGCGGCCGCCTACAACATGGGTGAAAACGGGCTGGAAAAAGCCATCAAGAAACAGGAAATCCGCGATTACTACCAACTGCATCTGCCCACGGAAACCGAACGCTACGTGATCCGCGCCATCGCGGCCAAGATGCTGCTCTCCAATCCGGACCGCTACGGATTCCGGCTGGTGCCGCAGGATTTTTACCGACCCATCCGCTTCGACCGCATCCGGCTGCGCTGCCGGGGCTACACGCCGCTCATGCTCGTGGCCAAGGCCGCGAACACCACCTACAAGAACATCCGCGACCTCAACCCCCAGTTCATCCGCGACCGCCTGCCCCACGGCACGCACATGCTCTTCATTCCCGAAGGCGCGGCCAAGGGCTTTGCCGAACGCTACAAGCCGCTCATCGAACAATACCGGGCCGCGCACAAGGGCAAGGTGCACAAGGTGCGCCGGGGCGACACGCTGTTGCGCATTGCCCAGCGATACCACATGTCGCTGACCAAGCTTTTGCGGCTGAACAACCTGACCCGCAAAAGCACCATCCATCCCGGCCAGACCCTCATCATCCGCCGATAA
- a CDS encoding sensor histidine kinase — MSEENQGVTDKRPMFTARGRSLSRDLTASLVVIVVMVATAMSTYTYWRQSEDMTHSAAEKADEIVDRVAEILAVPIWNLDYENARLIGSVYAQNDMVQGFRIYGSRNEVIYAHEKFIGSNADIKRVQKIVFEGRTIGRAEIDFTLRGEKERLERQMLVSVMLIMVSVVVILAVTGILLRVFLGKPLAILQRGIARVAKGDFSYDFGEIHHAELLDIAQRFRLMSTEIEARERKMQGLNRTLQEAEEKYRGIFENAVEGVFQMTPDGKITSANPAMARFFGCETVEEFLYSTEDPSTSVFPEPGQLRRFLDTVREQGKVLRWENEYNRSDGRRFWGALNARATYADDGELRSIEGMLEDFTERKKAEQDLADLNRHLEQLVRARTEDLVRKAHELEQANKRLRELDEMKSAFLSSVSHELRTPLTSILGFAKLLKKDFIKNFKPLAVGQDLLEKRGARIQENLSIITEEGERLTRLINDVLDLNKIESGSMGWRDEVIQLGEIAEKTAHSLQGVFAQKSEVDLICEVEPDLPEIVADPDRMQQVLVNLLNNAAKFTEHGSVIMRVKKDNGYLRVEVDDTGVGIAPEDRLTVFEKFHQSNLSTMKDKPQGTGLGLTICREIVEHYGGRIWVRSELDKGSSFIFTIPVESPN, encoded by the coding sequence ATGAGCGAAGAAAATCAAGGTGTGACCGATAAACGACCCATGTTCACGGCACGGGGCAGATCGCTTTCTCGCGACCTGACCGCCAGCCTTGTGGTCATCGTCGTCATGGTCGCCACCGCCATGTCCACCTACACGTATTGGCGCCAGTCCGAGGACATGACCCATTCCGCCGCGGAAAAGGCGGATGAGATCGTGGACCGTGTGGCCGAAATCCTGGCCGTTCCCATCTGGAACCTCGATTATGAAAATGCCCGGCTCATCGGTTCTGTGTATGCCCAAAACGACATGGTGCAGGGCTTTCGCATCTATGGCTCGCGCAACGAGGTCATCTACGCCCACGAAAAATTCATCGGCAGCAATGCGGATATCAAGCGCGTGCAGAAAATCGTCTTCGAGGGCCGCACCATCGGGCGGGCCGAAATCGATTTTACCCTGCGCGGCGAAAAGGAGCGGCTGGAGCGGCAGATGCTTGTTTCGGTCATGCTCATCATGGTTTCGGTGGTGGTCATCCTGGCGGTCACCGGCATACTGCTGCGCGTTTTTCTGGGCAAGCCGCTGGCCATCCTGCAACGGGGCATCGCCCGTGTTGCCAAGGGTGACTTTTCGTATGATTTCGGTGAGATTCATCATGCCGAGCTGTTGGACATAGCCCAGCGGTTCCGGCTCATGAGCACGGAAATCGAAGCGCGCGAGCGCAAGATGCAGGGATTGAACCGTACCCTGCAGGAGGCCGAGGAAAAATACCGCGGCATTTTCGAAAACGCTGTGGAAGGCGTTTTCCAGATGACCCCCGACGGAAAGATCACCAGCGCCAACCCGGCCATGGCCCGTTTCTTCGGGTGCGAGACCGTGGAGGAGTTTCTGTACAGCACAGAGGACCCTTCCACGTCCGTTTTTCCCGAACCCGGCCAGTTGAGGCGTTTTCTGGACACCGTGCGCGAACAGGGCAAGGTTTTGCGCTGGGAAAATGAATACAATCGCAGCGACGGACGCCGTTTCTGGGGCGCGCTCAATGCCCGGGCCACCTATGCGGATGACGGTGAACTGCGTTCCATCGAGGGCATGCTGGAAGACTTCACCGAGCGCAAGAAGGCCGAACAGGATCTTGCGGACCTGAACCGGCATCTGGAACAGCTGGTGCGCGCCCGCACCGAGGATCTGGTGCGCAAGGCCCATGAACTGGAGCAGGCCAACAAACGCCTGCGCGAACTGGACGAGATGAAGTCCGCATTCCTGTCCTCGGTTTCCCACGAGCTGCGCACCCCGCTCACATCCATTCTCGGGTTCGCCAAACTGCTCAAGAAAGATTTCATCAAGAATTTCAAGCCGCTGGCTGTGGGGCAGGATTTGTTGGAAAAGCGCGGTGCGCGCATTCAGGAAAACCTGTCCATCATTACCGAGGAAGGCGAACGCCTGACCCGGCTCATCAACGACGTGCTGGACCTGAACAAGATCGAGTCCGGCAGCATGGGCTGGCGCGACGAGGTCATTCAGTTGGGCGAGATTGCGGAAAAGACCGCCCATTCCCTGCAGGGCGTCTTTGCGCAGAAGTCCGAGGTGGACCTGATTTGCGAAGTGGAGCCGGACCTGCCCGAAATCGTGGCCGACCCGGACCGCATGCAGCAGGTGCTGGTCAACCTTCTGAACAACGCCGCCAAGTTCACGGAACATGGCAGCGTTATCATGCGGGTCAAGAAGGACAACGGGTATCTGCGCGTGGAGGTGGATGACACAGGCGTGGGCATTGCTCCGGAAGACCGGCTTACGGTCTTTGAAAAGTTCCATCAGTCCAATCTCAGCACCATGAAGGACAAACCGCAGGGAACCGGACTGGGCCTGACCATTTGTCGTGAAATCGTGGAGCATTACGGCGGGCGCATCTGGGTTCGTTCGGAACTGGACAAGGGCAGTTCCTTCATCTTCACCATTCCGGTGGAATCCCCGAACTGA
- a CDS encoding type II toxin-antitoxin system HicB family antitoxin, which produces MKYMALLNKEKHGFGVSFPDFPDCTTFGADEEEAVDMAHEALAMFVELQLESGMDLPEPMSKQDVLDLPGTGDKKIFGVEVSDDGTDFEAVELTLHRYLLERIEQYADKYGVAPADFLAVAAREAMRKDVFKE; this is translated from the coding sequence ATGAAATACATGGCTCTGCTCAATAAGGAAAAACACGGATTCGGCGTGAGTTTCCCGGATTTTCCGGACTGTACGACCTTTGGCGCGGACGAGGAAGAGGCCGTGGACATGGCGCACGAGGCCCTGGCCATGTTTGTGGAGCTGCAGCTGGAGTCCGGCATGGACCTGCCCGAGCCCATGAGTAAACAGGACGTGTTGGACCTGCCCGGAACCGGGGACAAAAAGATCTTCGGCGTCGAGGTTTCGGACGACGGCACGGATTTCGAAGCCGTGGAGCTGACCCTGCACCGCTACCTGCTGGAACGCATTGAACAGTATGCGGACAAATACGGCGTGGCTCCTGCAGATTTTCTGGCCGTTGCCGCGCGCGAGGCCATGCGCAAGGATGTATTCAAGGAATAG
- the ptsP gene encoding phosphoenolpyruvate--protein phosphotransferase, translating into MAGKVISGIPVASGIAIGKAIFVNRSHKATLPRQTVAPALVENEVERLEVAFANTAEDLASIRGQVPDELREYSMLIDTHLLMLKDPLLLGAACDYIRSLSLNAEWALEKAVSDQADKFGAVDDPYIRERMQDVRVVADRVQSKLAGRSKDFKAIQGRFVIMAHDLSPADTVELEVDKIMAFATVQGGKTSHTGIMARTLGIPALVGVSRLEDDVNDGDLVIIDGLGGKIIVNPGEDELADYNERAAQFEQYTRKIRRHCQLPAETIDGFRVQVHANIELVEEVAAVLDNGGEGIGLYRTEYAYMNRTALPTEDELVEKYAELASIMAPQKVVFRTLDLGADKAMNQYGDLNEANPAMGLRAIRFCLKHPQLFKTQLRAILRASANGNVAIMFPMISGIREVRQAKAWLAQAKAELRREGFEYDPEMPVGIMIEVPAAVMIADFLAREVDFFSIGTNDLIQYSIGVDRTNHHVSYLYQPLHPATLKSIKLVVDAAHQAGIEVSLCGEVASDPFCVPILMGMGIDSISLTPQAIPGIKRIIRQTKMRDCRELLRKVLECRTVHRINGLVMENIFNAYPEELAFFASLLENDEISA; encoded by the coding sequence GTGGCGGGCAAGGTGATATCCGGTATTCCGGTCGCTTCGGGCATTGCCATCGGCAAGGCCATTTTCGTGAACCGCAGCCACAAGGCCACTCTGCCGAGGCAGACCGTGGCCCCTGCGCTGGTGGAAAACGAAGTGGAGCGTCTGGAGGTGGCTTTTGCGAACACCGCGGAAGACCTTGCCTCCATTCGCGGGCAGGTGCCGGACGAGCTGCGCGAATACAGCATGCTCATCGACACGCACCTGCTCATGCTCAAGGACCCCCTTCTTCTGGGCGCTGCCTGCGACTACATCCGTTCACTGAGTCTCAACGCGGAATGGGCCCTGGAAAAGGCGGTTTCCGACCAGGCCGACAAGTTCGGTGCCGTGGACGATCCCTACATCCGCGAGCGCATGCAGGACGTGCGCGTGGTGGCGGACCGCGTCCAGAGCAAACTGGCCGGGCGCAGCAAGGATTTCAAGGCCATTCAGGGCCGTTTCGTGATCATGGCCCACGACCTCAGCCCCGCAGACACCGTGGAGCTGGAAGTGGACAAGATCATGGCCTTTGCCACGGTGCAGGGCGGCAAGACGTCGCATACGGGCATCATGGCCCGCACGCTGGGCATCCCCGCGCTGGTGGGGGTTTCCCGGCTGGAGGACGACGTCAATGACGGCGACCTTGTCATCATCGACGGGCTTGGCGGCAAGATCATCGTCAATCCGGGCGAGGACGAGCTGGCCGACTACAACGAACGCGCGGCCCAGTTCGAGCAGTACACCCGCAAGATCCGGCGGCATTGCCAGCTTCCGGCCGAGACCATCGACGGGTTCCGGGTTCAGGTGCACGCCAACATCGAATTGGTGGAAGAGGTGGCCGCTGTTCTGGACAACGGCGGCGAAGGCATCGGCCTGTACCGTACGGAATATGCCTACATGAACCGCACCGCACTGCCCACCGAGGACGAACTGGTGGAAAAGTATGCGGAACTGGCGTCCATCATGGCTCCGCAAAAGGTGGTCTTCCGCACCCTTGATCTGGGCGCGGACAAGGCCATGAACCAGTACGGCGACCTGAACGAGGCCAACCCGGCCATGGGCCTGCGCGCCATCCGGTTCTGCCTCAAGCACCCGCAGTTGTTCAAGACCCAGCTGCGCGCCATTCTCCGGGCCAGCGCCAACGGCAACGTGGCCATCATGTTTCCCATGATTTCCGGCATCCGTGAGGTGCGGCAGGCCAAGGCGTGGCTGGCGCAGGCCAAGGCGGAACTGCGCCGGGAAGGTTTTGAATACGACCCGGAAATGCCCGTGGGCATCATGATCGAGGTTCCGGCCGCGGTCATGATTGCGGATTTTCTGGCCCGCGAGGTGGATTTTTTCAGCATCGGCACCAACGACCTGATCCAGTACAGCATCGGCGTGGACCGCACCAACCACCACGTTTCCTACCTGTACCAGCCGCTGCACCCGGCCACGCTCAAGTCCATCAAGCTGGTGGTGGACGCCGCGCATCAGGCCGGCATCGAGGTCAGCCTGTGCGGCGAGGTGGCTTCGGACCCGTTCTGCGTGCCCATCCTCATGGGCATGGGCATCGATTCCATTTCCTTGACGCCGCAGGCCATTCCGGGCATCAAGCGCATCATTCGCCAGACCAAGATGCGCGACTGCCGCGAGCTGTTGCGCAAGGTGCTGGAATGCCGCACCGTGCACCGCATCAACGGCCTGGTCATGGAAAATATTTTTAACGCGTATCCCGAGGAGCTGGCCTTTTTTGCCTCGCTGCTCGAAAATGACGAAATATCGGCCTGA
- the smpB gene encoding SsrA-binding protein SmpB, translating into MSKKKKSVVKPGQKLIAQNKQARRLFDLSEFMEAGLVLQGCEVKSLRIGRVNFKDGYVRFSNGEAWLVGVHISPYENTGVLAQPDPERPRKLLLHSREITAFQAKAEQKGLSVVPTKMYFSAGRVKVQIALGKGKNVRSKRDDLKARDIARDTARQLAAYK; encoded by the coding sequence ATGAGCAAGAAAAAGAAATCAGTTGTCAAGCCCGGGCAGAAACTCATTGCCCAGAACAAGCAGGCCCGCCGTCTGTTTGATCTTTCCGAATTCATGGAGGCCGGACTGGTGCTGCAGGGGTGCGAGGTCAAGTCCCTGCGCATCGGGCGTGTGAACTTCAAGGACGGCTACGTGCGCTTCTCCAATGGCGAGGCGTGGCTCGTGGGCGTGCATATCTCGCCCTATGAAAACACCGGCGTGCTGGCCCAGCCCGATCCCGAGCGGCCGCGCAAGCTGCTGCTGCATTCGCGCGAGATCACGGCGTTTCAGGCCAAGGCCGAGCAGAAGGGGCTGTCTGTCGTGCCCACCAAGATGTATTTCTCGGCCGGGCGGGTCAAGGTGCAGATCGCGCTGGGCAAGGGCAAGAACGTGCGCTCCAAGCGCGACGACCTCAAGGCCCGCGACATCGCCCGAGACACGGCCCGACAGCTCGCCGCCTACAAGTAG
- a CDS encoding glycine zipper domain-containing protein, which yields MRTTILLLMTIFMTSGCMSNNAQRSAGIGSLAGATLGALTFNNKITGAAVGAGAGLLVGYIVGNEMDKADRMHVSQTLESTPSGSVEHWKNPDTGVYYEAEPRPARYERNRHFREVELRATMPDGRRETILADAYRGPDGNWHLVQ from the coding sequence ATGCGAACCACAATACTGCTGCTGATGACCATATTCATGACCTCGGGATGCATGAGCAACAATGCCCAGCGCTCCGCAGGCATCGGTTCGCTGGCCGGGGCCACGCTAGGCGCGCTGACGTTCAACAACAAGATCACCGGAGCGGCCGTGGGTGCCGGGGCCGGGTTGCTGGTGGGCTACATCGTGGGAAACGAAATGGACAAGGCCGACAGGATGCACGTTTCGCAGACGCTGGAAAGCACGCCTTCAGGGTCCGTGGAGCACTGGAAGAATCCGGATACCGGCGTATACTATGAAGCGGAGCCCCGCCCGGCCCGTTATGAACGAAACAGACATTTCCGTGAAGTGGAACTGAGAGCCACCATGCCCGACGGCCGCAGGGAAACCATCCTTGCGGACGCCTACCGCGGGCCGGACGGCAACTGGCACCTCGTGCAGTAG
- a CDS encoding PhoH family protein, whose product MAQKNFVLDTNVLLENPKSITALRNGQENIIHIPYTVLSELDKLKKDPRIGHIVSQAVRAILHDDDVRVFSPDFAITLDDEWMDDRILKEIMHMAPEDAILITNDRILQIKAKVYGIPCEEYRDSDPFRSMSQQFTGFVDEGGEVQPNCFRWESGTPVFHGPDGPHPVAYQHEVWGVKPRSVYQNLALELMLHPGIDLMSIQSEAGYGKTFLALAAALYLTLERKDNQFRKIYLVKPVVEIGAKMGYLPGDIEEKMLPYVRYIQDLLIKLHDMRPANRIFADPTADNLKLNPKRFEIQPVAFIRGMNIENAVVIVDEMQNLSRSETRALLTRMGENVKCICLGDTRQVDNPYLNESNNGLNWTVRKLRGYPNYAHMVLKGDRSRGPITDIVLKSKL is encoded by the coding sequence ATGGCCCAGAAAAATTTTGTCCTCGATACCAACGTCCTGCTGGAAAATCCCAAAAGCATCACTGCCCTGCGCAACGGGCAGGAAAACATCATCCACATTCCCTATACGGTTCTCAGCGAACTGGACAAGCTCAAGAAAGACCCGCGCATCGGGCACATCGTGTCCCAGGCAGTGCGCGCCATTCTCCACGACGACGACGTGCGCGTGTTTTCGCCGGATTTTGCCATCACGCTTGACGACGAGTGGATGGACGACCGTATCCTCAAGGAAATCATGCACATGGCTCCCGAGGATGCCATTCTCATAACCAATGACCGCATCCTGCAGATCAAGGCCAAGGTGTATGGCATTCCTTGCGAGGAATACCGCGACTCCGACCCGTTCCGGTCCATGAGCCAGCAGTTTACCGGCTTTGTGGACGAAGGCGGGGAAGTGCAGCCCAACTGCTTCCGATGGGAAAGCGGCACCCCGGTTTTCCACGGCCCGGACGGCCCGCATCCCGTGGCCTACCAGCATGAGGTCTGGGGCGTGAAGCCCAGAAGCGTGTACCAGAACCTTGCGCTGGAACTCATGCTGCATCCGGGCATCGATCTCATGTCCATCCAGTCCGAGGCCGGCTACGGCAAGACCTTTCTGGCGCTGGCCGCGGCCCTGTACCTGACCCTGGAGCGCAAGGACAACCAGTTCCGCAAGATATACCTGGTCAAACCCGTGGTGGAGATCGGCGCAAAAATGGGGTATCTTCCCGGTGACATTGAGGAAAAGATGTTGCCGTATGTGCGCTACATTCAGGACCTGCTCATCAAGCTGCACGACATGCGCCCGGCCAACCGCATTTTCGCGGACCCGACCGCGGACAACCTGAAGCTCAACCCCAAGCGGTTCGAGATTCAGCCCGTGGCCTTCATCCGGGGCATGAACATTGAAAACGCCGTGGTCATCGTGGACGAAATGCAGAACCTTTCGCGCAGCGAGACCCGCGCCCTGCTCACGCGCATGGGCGAAAACGTCAAGTGCATCTGTCTGGGCGACACCCGTCAGGTGGACAATCCGTACCTCAACGAGTCCAACAACGGTCTGAACTGGACCGTGCGCAAGCTGCGGGGCTACCCCAACTATGCGCACATGGTGCTCAAGGGCGACCGTTCACGCGGTCCCATTACGGACATTGTGCTCAAATCGAAACTGTAA